The Thalassotalea sp. HSM 43 genome window below encodes:
- a CDS encoding S46 family peptidase — MLYKNLIKALSLSSLVFAGTLQADEGMWQPHQLQQISGKLKQAGLELDPTQMENLDQFPMNAIISLGGCTASFLSEQGLVVTNHHCAYGSIQYNSSEDKNLLKQGFVAKTKAEELQAAPGSRVYVTESLTNVTEKITGSIASSVQGEAYYNAIEKNEKALVAECETSQDYRCEVYSFHGGLEYFLMKQLALRDVRLVYAPPSSIGKFGGDTDNWMWPRHTGDWAFYRAYVSKDGKPADYSKDNVPFKPKAFLNVNANGVEENDYVMVLGYPGRTNRYRIADEVENVFTWVYPTSKRYREEYIDVIKTTAPAGSEARIKYESTLAGLANYAKNYGSMVESFNKGDMLTRKQQELTELQDWINASADRQQQYGKALKELNQLVAETEKNQQRDLIMSYIGRTNLMSVSKRLYRLANEKTKADSERKQGYQQRDMKRFTQGMKRVNRRYDAEVDKAVLTHFIAEYAQFPASERNPTFDAFFALTDGFNADKLAAKLDEMHSNTKLDDEATRLAWMEKSVDDFKASDDPYIQYAVSQYDNDRKLEQQAEALYGQLAQARPAFMAAMIAFKKSKGEPVYADANSSLRITYGNVKGYSPQDGLTATPFTTLEGMLAKYVAGDSEFDLFENIRTAIANKDYGKYYREKVKSVPVNYLSTLDITGGNSGSPTLNGKGEFVGLVFDGVYESIIGDWDYDTKLNRAIHTSVPFMLWTMEHIDGAGNIVDEMTIVE, encoded by the coding sequence ATGCTATACAAAAATTTGATCAAGGCACTGTCCTTGTCATCATTGGTATTTGCAGGCACTCTGCAAGCTGACGAAGGGATGTGGCAGCCGCATCAGTTACAACAAATAAGCGGAAAGCTAAAACAAGCGGGGTTAGAGTTAGACCCAACGCAAATGGAAAACCTAGACCAATTTCCAATGAACGCCATCATTAGCTTAGGTGGTTGTACTGCATCATTTTTATCTGAGCAAGGCTTAGTCGTAACCAATCATCATTGTGCTTACGGTTCTATTCAATATAACTCTTCAGAAGACAAAAACCTGTTAAAGCAAGGCTTTGTTGCTAAAACCAAAGCCGAAGAATTACAAGCAGCACCGGGCTCTCGCGTATACGTGACCGAGTCATTGACCAATGTTACCGAAAAAATTACCGGTTCCATTGCAAGCTCAGTACAAGGTGAAGCGTATTACAACGCCATCGAGAAAAATGAAAAAGCACTGGTTGCCGAATGTGAAACCTCACAAGATTATCGTTGTGAAGTGTACAGCTTTCACGGCGGCTTAGAGTACTTTCTAATGAAACAATTGGCGCTGCGTGATGTCCGTTTGGTGTACGCACCACCGTCAAGCATTGGCAAATTCGGTGGCGATACCGACAACTGGATGTGGCCACGTCACACCGGTGACTGGGCATTCTACCGTGCTTACGTAAGCAAAGACGGTAAGCCGGCAGATTATTCAAAAGATAACGTTCCATTTAAGCCAAAAGCATTCTTAAACGTTAACGCCAATGGTGTTGAAGAAAACGATTATGTCATGGTACTTGGCTACCCTGGGCGCACCAATCGCTATCGCATCGCCGATGAAGTAGAAAATGTGTTTACTTGGGTTTACCCAACATCAAAACGCTACCGCGAAGAATACATTGACGTTATCAAAACCACAGCACCTGCTGGCAGCGAAGCGCGTATCAAATACGAAAGCACCTTGGCTGGTTTAGCCAACTACGCGAAAAACTATGGCTCTATGGTTGAAAGCTTTAATAAAGGTGACATGCTAACCCGTAAGCAACAAGAGTTGACTGAACTACAAGACTGGATCAATGCTTCTGCGGATCGTCAACAGCAATATGGTAAAGCACTTAAAGAGCTGAACCAGTTAGTGGCTGAGACCGAGAAAAACCAACAGCGCGATTTGATCATGAGCTATATTGGTCGCACCAATTTAATGAGTGTCTCAAAACGTCTATATCGTTTGGCCAATGAAAAAACCAAAGCTGACAGCGAACGCAAACAAGGTTACCAACAACGTGACATGAAGCGTTTTACCCAAGGCATGAAACGCGTTAACCGTCGTTACGATGCCGAGGTCGACAAAGCGGTATTGACGCACTTTATCGCCGAGTATGCGCAGTTCCCAGCGTCTGAACGCAACCCAACGTTCGATGCATTTTTCGCCCTGACTGACGGCTTTAATGCTGACAAATTAGCGGCGAAGTTAGATGAGATGCACAGTAACACTAAACTTGATGACGAAGCGACACGTTTAGCTTGGATGGAAAAGTCGGTAGATGACTTCAAGGCCAGTGACGACCCATACATTCAGTATGCGGTTTCGCAATATGACAACGACCGTAAACTAGAGCAACAAGCGGAAGCTTTGTATGGTCAATTAGCACAAGCGCGCCCTGCATTTATGGCGGCGATGATTGCCTTTAAAAAGAGCAAAGGTGAGCCAGTTTACGCTGATGCCAATAGCTCACTACGTATCACCTACGGTAATGTCAAAGGCTACTCACCACAAGACGGCTTAACAGCGACGCCATTTACCACATTAGAAGGTATGCTAGCCAAGTATGTTGCCGGTGACAGTGAATTTGATCTATTCGAAAATATCCGCACTGCGATTGCCAACAAAGACTACGGTAAATACTACCGTGAAAAAGTGAAATCAGTGCCGGTTAACTATTTATCAACCCTAGATATCACCGGTGGTAACTCAGGTTCACCGACACTAAATGGTAAAGGTGAATTTGTTGGTCTGGTATTTGACGGCGTGTATGAATCAATCATTGGTGATTGGGATTATGACACCAAGTTAAATCGTGCCATCCATACCAGTGTGCCATTTATGCTGTGGACCATGGAACATATTGACGGTGCTGGTAACATCGTTGACGAAATGACCATTGTTGAATAA
- a CDS encoding TonB-dependent receptor, which yields MKLNKITSALKSNLFKTNNAALAAALTTLLSAQSFAAEQEQTAASEDMEVIEVTGMLGSMKEAARLKQTDGRIVDAVVAEDIGKLPDNNIAEALQRITGVSITTDFGVGDGVSIRGLPQNRVELNGRSTIGDSRDGISLQDFPSSFLKTVEVVKTPTADMIEGALGGTVSMRTVRPLELDAMTSYISIDGEYADKTENWAPIFNGSIGNNWDLGDSGSFGVIAMLAYQDREIRQDQFMSRVLPQDIDINGMEANTKSGNFIVRDQHTVEQYVEKRERTAANLSFQWAPESADGMVYLDLSGTKREGEQAGNSILGVVGALETNEGTTQDSNGQIDNYTLVNDFAIPKTYSDFRETDSFSHALGAEWNLSDSVKISGEVSYASSESTRPDTEFTLRPIEKGPWLIDESQVTHVYDGEFSQSGDKLPSIIHSDPNAYTAAENLALRTFKSELKETDNEETAVRFDIEIDEPFSIDWLSKVKAGVRATKRDYEYKEYKEEIKDIYKNAFNDDGSSAALWIDDYNAAFGGSFTTLSHDHSFDQLGKTGQNDLLTFATYNGLSNPGRTYSEIQQLLAGTNMATTGSLRDNQDFNEGAYRDITEDTAAVYLSAYLDFGDLTAIVGGRYVTTDLESAVMRDGEKVTGENDYDDFLPSLNVTYSISDQTQVRFAAAKVMRRADFNELSPAFDVNNDTTKATQGAIDLDPYRATQYDMSIEHYYGQGNMISFAVFYKDVESFLSTSSTCVADPSTSGQNVTEWYSVCQLENAGEDNSQLVYSSTTEFSDAEGFAHVEGLRDAGLTGIDTQKDTNGEEGEVKGFEIGYQQIFDFLPGAWSGLGINLNYTYADSEQPNGNPLLDISENTYNVQAFWEYESFAMRLAYNYRDKYLDTENEKRVIGINSAGSIGEEDSVYGNNYRDDRGQLDFSASWDINENFTVVANGTNLTGEPSIFLSELGSPWLYTEADRRYSIGVRAKF from the coding sequence ATGAAACTCAACAAGATAACGTCGGCATTAAAGAGCAATTTATTTAAGACAAATAATGCCGCTTTAGCCGCAGCCCTTACCACTCTATTGTCCGCACAATCTTTTGCTGCGGAACAAGAACAAACTGCCGCCAGCGAAGATATGGAAGTCATCGAAGTAACAGGCATGCTTGGCAGTATGAAAGAAGCCGCTCGCTTAAAACAAACCGACGGTCGAATTGTTGACGCCGTTGTCGCAGAAGATATCGGTAAATTGCCAGACAATAACATTGCCGAAGCACTACAACGTATTACCGGTGTGTCAATTACTACAGATTTTGGTGTTGGTGATGGCGTATCTATCCGTGGTTTACCGCAAAACCGTGTTGAGTTAAACGGTCGCTCTACAATTGGTGACTCTCGTGACGGTATCAGCCTGCAAGATTTTCCATCAAGCTTCCTTAAAACGGTCGAAGTTGTTAAAACGCCTACTGCCGATATGATTGAAGGCGCGTTAGGTGGCACAGTAAGTATGCGCACAGTGCGTCCTCTAGAATTGGATGCCATGACCAGCTACATCTCTATTGACGGTGAATACGCCGATAAAACCGAAAACTGGGCACCCATCTTCAATGGCTCAATTGGTAATAATTGGGACCTAGGTGATTCAGGTAGTTTTGGTGTGATTGCTATGCTTGCTTATCAAGATCGCGAAATCCGTCAAGACCAATTTATGAGTCGCGTATTGCCACAAGATATCGATATTAACGGTATGGAAGCAAACACCAAAAGCGGTAACTTTATCGTTCGTGATCAGCATACTGTAGAGCAGTACGTAGAGAAACGTGAACGCACCGCAGCGAACCTATCATTTCAATGGGCACCAGAATCAGCAGATGGTATGGTTTACCTTGATTTAAGCGGTACTAAGCGCGAAGGTGAACAAGCAGGTAATTCAATCTTAGGTGTTGTTGGTGCATTAGAAACCAATGAAGGCACCACCCAAGATAGCAATGGCCAAATTGATAATTACACCTTGGTTAACGATTTCGCTATTCCAAAAACCTACAGTGACTTCCGTGAAACGGATTCATTTTCTCACGCCTTAGGCGCGGAATGGAATCTGTCTGACTCAGTTAAAATTTCAGGTGAAGTGTCTTACGCGTCATCAGAAAGTACCCGTCCAGATACTGAATTTACCTTGCGCCCAATTGAAAAAGGTCCATGGTTGATTGATGAATCACAAGTGACTCACGTTTACGATGGTGAATTTTCACAATCAGGTGACAAACTACCTAGCATCATTCATTCAGATCCTAACGCCTATACTGCGGCAGAAAACTTAGCACTTCGTACGTTTAAAAGTGAACTAAAAGAAACCGATAATGAAGAAACAGCTGTACGCTTTGATATCGAAATTGATGAGCCGTTTAGTATTGATTGGTTAAGCAAAGTTAAAGCCGGTGTTCGTGCTACCAAACGCGATTACGAATACAAAGAGTACAAAGAAGAAATCAAAGATATCTATAAGAATGCCTTCAATGACGACGGTTCAAGTGCAGCACTTTGGATTGATGATTATAACGCAGCCTTTGGCGGTAGCTTTACAACGTTGAGCCATGATCATTCATTTGATCAATTAGGCAAGACAGGTCAAAACGACTTACTTACCTTTGCTACATACAACGGTTTGTCAAACCCAGGTCGCACCTACAGTGAGATACAACAATTGCTTGCGGGTACGAACATGGCAACAACCGGCAGCTTGCGTGATAACCAAGACTTCAATGAAGGTGCTTATCGTGACATCACCGAAGATACCGCAGCAGTTTACTTGTCAGCGTATTTAGATTTTGGTGATTTGACAGCCATCGTTGGTGGCCGTTATGTAACGACCGATCTTGAATCAGCTGTTATGCGTGACGGTGAAAAGGTTACTGGTGAGAACGATTATGATGACTTCCTACCAAGCTTAAACGTTACTTACAGCATTTCAGACCAAACGCAAGTTCGCTTTGCTGCAGCAAAAGTTATGCGTCGTGCTGACTTTAACGAGCTAAGCCCAGCATTTGATGTAAACAACGATACCACCAAGGCTACTCAAGGTGCGATCGACCTAGACCCATACCGTGCTACTCAATATGACATGTCAATTGAGCACTACTACGGTCAAGGTAACATGATCTCGTTTGCTGTATTTTACAAAGACGTAGAATCATTCTTAAGCACATCATCAACGTGTGTTGCAGACCCATCTACTTCAGGTCAAAACGTGACCGAGTGGTACAGTGTTTGTCAACTAGAGAACGCTGGCGAAGATAACTCACAACTTGTGTATTCAAGCACCACTGAATTCTCTGATGCGGAAGGCTTCGCCCATGTTGAAGGATTGCGTGATGCAGGCCTAACGGGTATCGATACGCAAAAAGATACCAATGGTGAAGAAGGTGAAGTAAAAGGTTTCGAGATTGGTTACCAACAAATCTTTGATTTCTTACCAGGTGCATGGTCAGGTTTAGGTATTAACTTAAACTACACCTATGCCGACAGTGAGCAACCAAATGGTAACCCACTACTGGATATTTCAGAGAACACCTATAACGTACAAGCATTTTGGGAATACGAAAGCTTCGCAATGCGCTTAGCTTATAACTATCGTGATAAGTACCTTGATACAGAGAATGAGAAGCGTGTAATCGGTATCAACTCTGCAGGTTCTATTGGCGAAGAAGATTCGGTTTACGGTAATAACTACCGTGATGACAGAGGTCAGTTAGACTTCTCTGCAAGCTGGGATATTAACGAGAACTTCACCGTTGTCGCTAATGGTACTAACTTGACTGGCGAACCTTCAATATTCCTATCTGAGCTAGGTAGCCCTTGGTTGTACACAGAAGCGGATCGTCGCTACTCAATTGGTGTACGCGCTAAGTTCTAA
- a CDS encoding NAD(P)H-dependent oxidoreductase, which yields MTNIESLQQQILDASNMRHATKVFDDSKVIAEAQFTTILEAARLSPSSFGFEPYQLLVVQSPQKRELFRDFTWGANGAFNDTSGQLGTASHFVIFLAHTQVNMQHNSDYLQTFLKDVKQLPDDVIAFFNQAYQKFQEHDFKVTTDRQITDWCGKQAYIALANMMTTAALMGIDSCPIEGFEQDKTIAVLEEHFAIDPALYKPAVMAAFGYRVQDPPRGKTRRTMAQLVSWY from the coding sequence ATGACAAATATTGAATCGTTGCAACAGCAAATTTTAGACGCCTCTAATATGCGACATGCAACCAAGGTGTTTGATGACAGTAAAGTCATAGCTGAAGCGCAATTTACCACCATTTTAGAAGCCGCTCGCTTATCACCCTCATCATTTGGTTTTGAACCTTATCAATTATTGGTGGTGCAGTCGCCACAAAAGCGCGAGTTATTTAGAGACTTTACTTGGGGCGCTAATGGTGCTTTTAATGATACCTCTGGGCAGCTTGGCACCGCGAGCCATTTTGTGATTTTCCTGGCTCATACCCAAGTTAACATGCAGCACAATTCTGACTACCTGCAAACATTCCTCAAAGACGTAAAGCAATTACCTGACGATGTGATCGCTTTTTTTAATCAGGCCTATCAAAAGTTTCAGGAGCATGATTTTAAGGTAACCACCGACCGACAAATTACCGACTGGTGCGGTAAGCAAGCCTATATCGCTCTAGCCAATATGATGACTACCGCGGCGCTAATGGGCATTGATTCGTGTCCGATAGAAGGTTTTGAACAGGATAAAACTATCGCCGTGTTAGAAGAGCACTTTGCCATTGATCCAGCGCTATACAAACCGGCGGTTATGGCTGCCTTTGGTTATCGAGTGCAAGACCCACCACGGGGCAAAACAAGACGCACAATGGCGCAGTTGGTGAGTTGGTATTAA
- the yiaY gene encoding L-threonine dehydrogenase has protein sequence MAAFFIPSINLMGAGCLADAIANIEAQEFKKGIIVTDKVLVDIGMVDKVQQLLTDKGVDTVVFDGTQPNPTVSNVNDGLALLQKNNCDFVISLGGGSPHDCAKGIALLATNGGQIKDYEGVNLSKKPQLPLIAINTTAGTASEMTLFCIITDEDRHIKMAIVDKNTTPLISVNDPELMLEKPASLTAATGMDALTHAVEAYVSTAATPLTDAVALKAIELIQGNLRTAVSNGDDINAREQMAYAQFMAGMAFNNASLGYVHAMAHQLGGFYDLPHGVCNAILLPHVQNFNAKVCPERLTDVAKAMGVDTSAMSPEQGAQAALDAIRSLSKDVNIPSGLTELDVKESDFDVLATNALNDACGLTNPIQATHDEIKAIYAAAM, from the coding sequence ATGGCTGCATTTTTCATTCCCTCAATAAATTTAATGGGCGCTGGTTGTTTAGCGGACGCAATCGCTAATATCGAGGCTCAAGAGTTTAAAAAAGGTATTATTGTTACCGATAAAGTTCTTGTCGATATTGGCATGGTTGATAAAGTTCAACAGCTACTCACTGACAAGGGCGTTGATACAGTTGTATTCGACGGTACCCAGCCTAACCCAACCGTTAGTAACGTAAATGACGGCTTGGCTCTTCTTCAAAAAAATAACTGTGATTTTGTAATCAGTTTAGGTGGTGGTTCACCACATGACTGTGCCAAAGGTATCGCTTTGCTTGCCACCAACGGTGGTCAAATCAAAGATTATGAAGGCGTCAACTTGTCGAAAAAACCGCAATTACCACTAATTGCTATTAATACCACAGCGGGTACTGCCTCAGAGATGACGCTATTTTGTATCATCACTGATGAAGATCGCCACATTAAAATGGCCATCGTCGACAAAAATACCACACCGCTTATTTCTGTAAATGATCCTGAGCTGATGCTTGAAAAACCAGCGTCACTGACAGCGGCAACCGGTATGGATGCATTAACCCATGCGGTAGAAGCTTATGTATCAACTGCGGCAACACCATTAACAGACGCAGTCGCTTTAAAAGCGATTGAGCTTATCCAAGGTAACCTGCGCACCGCGGTAAGCAATGGTGATGACATTAACGCTCGTGAGCAAATGGCTTATGCGCAATTTATGGCGGGTATGGCGTTTAACAATGCATCGCTTGGTTATGTACACGCAATGGCGCACCAATTAGGTGGTTTTTATGACCTACCGCACGGTGTTTGTAACGCTATCTTATTACCTCATGTGCAAAACTTTAACGCTAAAGTATGCCCAGAGCGCTTAACCGATGTAGCAAAAGCTATGGGTGTTGATACCTCTGCGATGAGCCCAGAGCAAGGCGCACAAGCTGCACTAGATGCTATTAGAAGCTTATCGAAAGATGTGAATATCCCGTCAGGTTTGACAGAGTTGGATGTAAAAGAAAGCGACTTTGATGTGCTTGCAACAAACGCCTTGAACGATGCGTGTGGTTTAACCAACCCAATTCAAGCGACGCACGATGAAATCAAAGCGATATACGCTGCCGCAATGTAG
- a CDS encoding MaoC family dehydratase, with protein MNVVEFIREQKEQLQQRNDQFKARLEPKFKNISELISSRITNLTNTLNNPWFSKFADNEHDNETACSEKCEVVVQTPKAEKAYNQLLAKLGQETYVGQWYTVDQQCINQFAEVTGDDQWIHTDPERAEQESPFKATIAHGFLTLSLLPKLTDTVNEDNNPYPDAKMVINIGLNQVRYPYPVKAGSRVRVRTRLIELKPMKRSIELVNEMSIEVENSKRLGCIAETVLRLYY; from the coding sequence ATGAATGTCGTCGAATTTATTCGTGAGCAAAAGGAACAATTGCAACAACGTAATGACCAATTTAAAGCACGATTAGAGCCGAAGTTTAAAAACATCAGTGAATTGATCAGCAGTCGCATTACCAATCTCACCAACACCTTAAATAACCCATGGTTTTCGAAGTTTGCTGATAATGAGCATGACAATGAAACCGCCTGCTCTGAAAAATGCGAGGTGGTTGTACAAACGCCAAAAGCAGAGAAAGCCTATAATCAATTATTGGCAAAACTTGGCCAAGAAACCTATGTAGGTCAATGGTATACCGTTGATCAGCAATGCATTAATCAGTTTGCCGAAGTGACCGGTGATGACCAGTGGATCCATACCGATCCGGAGCGCGCCGAACAAGAATCACCATTTAAGGCGACCATAGCGCACGGCTTTTTAACCTTGTCGCTATTGCCGAAACTCACCGACACAGTAAATGAGGATAACAACCCTTATCCTGACGCAAAAATGGTGATTAATATTGGTCTAAATCAGGTGCGATATCCATACCCTGTGAAAGCCGGCTCAAGGGTACGGGTTAGAACGCGTCTGATTGAATTAAAACCGATGAAACGCAGCATTGAATTGGTCAACGAAATGAGCATTGAAGTGGAAAATTCAAAGCGCTTAGGCTGTATTGCAGAGACGGTTTTACGTCTGTATTACTAA
- the hldE gene encoding bifunctional D-glycero-beta-D-manno-heptose-7-phosphate kinase/D-glycero-beta-D-manno-heptose 1-phosphate adenylyltransferase HldE, with amino-acid sequence MKVDIPNFSQARVLVVGDVMLDRYWSGPTGRISPEAPVPVVKIDGREDRPGGAANVALNIASLGGQVTLSGITGQDEVASALDTSLSAMDVICNFSQSADVPTITKLRVLSRNQQLIRLDFEQSLHGLNKQDLNELVSENIRQHHLLLLSDYDKGTLSDVQSLIQIAKQNNVPVLVDPKGSDFSKYRGATLITPNMSEFEGVVGPCKDENDIVAKGQQLLKDLDLQALLVTRSEKGMTLIRPDQDELHIPTQAKEVYDVTGAGDTVIATLALSVAAGSSFCEASALANIAAGVVVGKLGTSTVSEVEIAQALMSGQESGNGVVTESQLKMIIEQAQKRSEKVVMTNGCFDILHAGHVSYLANAAKLGDRLIVAVNDDDSVKRLKGNGRPVNPLDRRMAVLAGLGAVDWVVKFSEDTPQRLIANLLPDILVKGGDYKVEDIAGGAEVIENGGEVMVLNFEDGVSTTEIINTIRLED; translated from the coding sequence ATGAAAGTAGATATTCCTAATTTTAGTCAGGCCAGAGTTTTAGTTGTTGGCGATGTCATGCTTGATCGCTACTGGTCAGGACCTACAGGACGCATTTCTCCGGAAGCGCCGGTTCCTGTGGTAAAGATTGATGGTCGAGAAGATAGACCCGGTGGCGCGGCCAATGTGGCGCTAAATATTGCCTCACTCGGTGGTCAAGTAACCTTGTCGGGCATTACCGGTCAAGACGAAGTGGCTAGCGCCCTAGATACCAGCTTGTCGGCGATGGATGTAATATGTAATTTCTCGCAATCAGCTGACGTACCAACCATCACTAAACTGCGTGTATTAAGCCGTAATCAACAATTGATTCGCCTCGACTTTGAGCAGTCATTACACGGCTTGAATAAACAAGACTTAAATGAACTGGTTAGCGAAAATATTCGTCAGCATCATTTGCTGTTACTGTCGGATTACGACAAAGGCACATTGTCTGATGTGCAAAGCCTGATCCAAATTGCAAAGCAAAATAACGTCCCTGTGTTAGTAGATCCTAAAGGATCGGACTTTAGCAAATACCGTGGCGCGACGCTTATCACGCCAAATATGAGTGAATTTGAAGGCGTTGTTGGCCCATGTAAAGATGAAAATGACATTGTTGCCAAGGGGCAGCAGCTGTTAAAAGATCTCGATTTACAAGCCTTACTTGTCACTCGTTCTGAAAAGGGCATGACCTTAATTCGACCTGATCAGGACGAGTTACATATTCCTACCCAAGCCAAAGAAGTGTATGACGTTACCGGTGCCGGTGATACGGTGATCGCCACACTTGCATTATCGGTTGCCGCAGGCAGCTCATTTTGTGAAGCAAGTGCGTTGGCCAACATTGCCGCTGGCGTTGTTGTTGGTAAGCTAGGTACCTCAACGGTGAGCGAAGTTGAAATCGCACAGGCACTGATGTCAGGTCAAGAAAGTGGCAACGGTGTGGTCACCGAAAGTCAGTTAAAGATGATCATTGAACAGGCGCAAAAACGTTCTGAAAAAGTGGTTATGACCAATGGCTGTTTTGATATTCTTCATGCCGGTCATGTAAGCTATTTAGCCAATGCGGCGAAATTAGGCGATCGACTGATTGTGGCGGTAAACGATGATGATTCGGTTAAACGTTTAAAAGGCAATGGTCGCCCGGTTAACCCTCTTGATCGTCGCATGGCGGTGCTGGCAGGTTTAGGTGCCGTCGATTGGGTGGTTAAGTTTAGTGAAGATACACCACAACGTTTGATTGCCAATTTATTGCCGGACATTTTAGTCAAAGGTGGCGATTATAAAGTTGAAGATATCGCCGGCGGTGCAGAGGTGATTGAAAACGGTGGCGAGGTCATGGTGTTGAATTTTGAAGATGGTGTTTCGACTACCGAGATAATAAATACCATACGCTTAGAAGATTAA
- the lpxL gene encoding LpxL/LpxP family Kdo(2)-lipid IV(A) lauroyl/palmitoleoyl acyltransferase produces MSKNKSLQTQFKASFLLPKYWPTWLGVFILYSISWLPYRLQMMMGALLGRGMMKLGGTRLKIAQKNIATCFPELSAKQQQQMLVQNFENTGRALFETGIGWWWPDWRLKRKIHVVGEDVLRNAQQQGTGVLLLAMHNLCLEACARGIGFVQPTVVFYRPNHNELMEYFQHAGRDRSNKYMLDKSDVLGMKEALADGEVVIYLPDQDYGRKRSIFVPYFGVEKVASTIGTMIFAKQPGVQTIMGIPSRKADGSGYIIEFVGGFEDFPSGDDEADIIHVNQQLEKAIRKHPEQYMWLHRRFKTRPNRSDPKFY; encoded by the coding sequence TTGAGTAAAAACAAATCATTACAAACCCAATTCAAGGCAAGTTTCCTGCTTCCCAAATATTGGCCAACTTGGCTAGGCGTTTTTATCCTGTATAGCATTTCCTGGCTACCTTATCGTTTACAAATGATGATGGGCGCCCTGCTCGGCCGCGGCATGATGAAACTTGGCGGCACTCGCCTAAAAATAGCACAAAAAAATATTGCCACCTGCTTTCCCGAACTATCCGCAAAGCAACAACAACAGATGTTGGTGCAAAACTTTGAAAATACCGGCCGTGCGTTATTTGAAACCGGCATTGGTTGGTGGTGGCCAGATTGGCGCTTAAAGCGCAAAATTCACGTGGTAGGCGAAGATGTTCTGCGCAATGCTCAGCAGCAAGGTACTGGCGTGTTATTGTTAGCCATGCATAACTTATGTCTTGAAGCCTGTGCTCGTGGCATTGGTTTTGTGCAACCTACAGTTGTTTTCTATCGTCCAAATCACAATGAATTAATGGAGTACTTCCAACACGCAGGTCGTGATCGCTCGAATAAATACATGCTTGATAAATCCGATGTGCTGGGTATGAAAGAAGCCCTAGCCGATGGCGAGGTGGTGATCTATTTACCGGATCAAGATTATGGCCGCAAGCGTTCCATCTTTGTGCCATATTTTGGCGTTGAAAAAGTCGCCAGCACCATAGGCACGATGATATTTGCCAAGCAACCCGGTGTGCAAACCATTATGGGCATTCCGTCGCGAAAAGCCGATGGCAGCGGCTACATCATTGAATTTGTCGGTGGATTTGAAGATTTTCCAAGCGGTGATGACGAAGCCGATATCATCCATGTTAATCAGCAGTTAGAAAAAGCCATCCGCAAGCACCCAGAACAATACATGTGGTTGCACCGTCGTTTTAAAACTCGGCCAAATAGAAGCGACCCGAAGTTTTATTAA